Genomic window (Musa acuminata AAA Group cultivar baxijiao chromosome BXJ1-9, Cavendish_Baxijiao_AAA, whole genome shotgun sequence):
GGAAAAGCCTAGGCACTGATCTCTTCGGTATTTTTCCTTCGAGCTTGAGTCTTCTATATGCTTCTCTAATGTGGCAAGGCCTGATTGGCCCACTCTCCTTCCTTTCTGTCATCACAATTCTAGCTGCAGCATAAAAATGTGTTAAGCAAAATTCAGAAACAACACAACTGCATTATTTTTAGCATAAATACATCATTTGCAGACCATACAATGGTAATTGATGAAAATGCTCGAGTGAAAGCTGTAATGTGCAGTAAGTTGCATGTCTCACATGTGCCAGGTCATGTCAACCAGAGGCAGTACAGTTCATATCAAGGGAGTAAAAGTTGCATGTCTCAGAACTGACAGGTAGTACACAGTTCAAATCAAGGCAGTAAGTTGAGAGTAAGTTGCATGTCTCAGAACTGACAGGTAGTACAGTTCAAATCAAGGGAGTAAGTTCAGAGTAAGTTGCATATCTCAGAACTGACAGGTAGTACAGTTCATATCAAGGGCATTCCAACACATAATGACTTGAATAGAAAAGTTGTCATCCAGTGCCAACAAGATAGTCTCTGATTTGTTTCTCCCCATACCTGGTCAGGTTATTACATCTTTCTCCACCAATTGATCACTCTTAAAATAGAAACAAGAGCCTTTCTAGTCCCTGTCTTAAGTAACACTTTGATAAGCCATCACTTAGGACTCAGACTTGACTGAAAACAAGATTTAAATCAgaaccaaataaataaatattggacTGTTTCTAATCCCAAACCATAAAGCTAAGAGTTTCAAacaaaatatgatttaatatCCCTAGCAAAAAAAGTAATCAAACTCAAACTCATGATTACCCGATATATCATAAACAACTAAACTAAATCCTATGCCAAGAACAGTCACTTTCCAGAAgactattgaaaattaatcagagAAACCatataaacaaaacaaaaataaaaagaaattacaACTAAAACAATATTGTACTTAACTCTAAATTTATTTGCTAAACCTAACTATGACACACCTAGGACTTCACTCAATTTGTCCTGTGCTACATTGACTTTCTATAGCTAACAATGGGTTACACTATCCAGGTCTGGCAAAAGTAGACATCACTAGACTAAGCgtattaaaagataaaaaaataatattaacctTTAGCATCTTCCAACCAGATCAAATGCATacaaatagaaaaacaaaaacatGTTTTCACAGAGATCTTCATAATGGCAAGAAGTGAGAAAAAGAAGGTGACATTTTAACCAACGAAGCAGATTAAGTACAGGATCATGTTTGAAGAAAACATAAAATCACCTTCACAATTAGTGTTTAATAAGAAGAAAATTATCTGGTGATAAGTAAACATAATTAGggtaaaaaagaaaattcaacatcTAAATCTGGACCTCTATGTCATGAATGTGTCATATTCTTGTTGAATGGCCAATCCTACATGAAGATATAGACCCTCACTTGTTCTGTTGACTACACATGACTAGAAGATCGTGCATGTAGGATCCATGAAAGAGTTGTTTTCTTGTACAACAAAGATAAAGTGGCAACAGAAGACCAAAGTTTGAGACTGTTCATTATGCTCTAAGAATTCAACAGAGCTAAAAAgcacaaataaaagagaaaaataaggaagCAGCTGCAGTGAACAGAATCAACTTGCATACGGAATCAGATAAAGCTCACTTAATTTAACTATTACTCTTCAATACTTGTAACTTGCCTGTCTCAATCAGCTCCCCAACAAACATTTTTGCTATTCCAGACACCACTATGGTCATTGGTATAGAAATCTTTTGGCTTCCTGTGATGCTTGTTAATAGCTGTAGAAAAAAAGATCACAATGCATGTTATAAAGAAATAGCTAAACTAGCAAGCAAGAGAATAGTAAGTGGCATATTACTAATTAACTATATTTTGCTGCACAGTTAAGATTCTTGTACATGATAAGAAAGTAGTGCATCTCAAAATAAGAAATAATAGAACTAAAAAGTTCCAATAAGGTAGTTAGGCAATGTgaaatgaaagaaaattttatgtaATAAAAGAATTTTGAACTAATCATAGGACCTAAAAATTGTCGATTATTAATGGTATAATATCTAGAAAGTTATGTCTCCTACTCTTAGTTACAACCTATTgatcaaaaaacaaaaaagatgatAATGCAAGTCTCATGCTTATCTCCTAGTTTGATGAATAGGCATGACACCCCTTGAAGCATATATGTCTTCACGTTTGCTCCTAAATGGCAAGTTGAGTGAAACGGTAAACATACCCTTCTCATGTTAGCTTTCTGAAACCCAGATCTCCTAAACGACTCATAACGACTCATTTGCTCCTCCGTAAACTGGGAAAGTATTGCCCTGAAAGTAAATCGATGTAAGCAACGAAGAAACAATGCATAAAATCATTTACTCAAGAATGATCTGCAGAATAAAGTGCAACCGACATGAAATAAAGGAAATCATAGACTCACTCAAGAAAAAAACTTGGATAGCAGATGTTCACGGCTAATTACAGATTACCCCCGTTGTTAGGCTTCATTAGCATCTCGATccctagacttaaaaaatttaaattggaatccttatagttataaaagtaaaacatcAATCTCCATGTACCCTAATATCGTCGGTTTTATTGATGGAAGTACGAAAACAAtatgcaaaaaaataatttcaacatctcGATTATGTTTTTTGTGGTGGCGGACGATACTACCGCTGGAGTCATGGGTGATTGTTGTGGATAAAGAGGGAGAGCGACTACGAGGGGTGAGACGACAATGTAGATGCAGAGCATCGGCTCTGTGTCATCGTCTCACCTCTCGTCGccgctctccctcctcatccagCGACGTCGTAGTCCACCACCATCGAAAACgtaattaagatatcaaaattacttttttacCCATCGATTTCGTAGTTCTATCGATAAAATCGACGACATTATGATAAATGAAACTAGatgttcactttcataattatagagattataatataattttttgaagtcctctattatatgataaattttttaagtctaactATAGGGGTAATAGTAGATATTTGCTACGTTTACTTgatgaagaaaaaattaatttcaaCCCATTATTCTAGAGCCACAGAATGGCAGCTATTGCAGATCTGAGAAAACTGGCAACAAAATTTTCAATCCTCGAGCTCAGAGATATCAGAAACCAAGTCATTCCGGGACAAACCTGCATTaccgtttgatatgatatcctgaAGGTAGAGCACCATAGCTCCTCCAAACATTGTCTACGAGAACACGATTTGAAGATCCGAAACAAAGCCATCTAAACGGATCTCAGCGACTCCTAATTATTTAAAGTCATTCAAAATAaccaagaaatcaaatccatgaataaaaaaagaaacaGCATGCTCCAGATTAAAGCCCTAATTTCAACCAAATTATCTCAATTTcctatttttctttcttgatcaAATTGAAGATCCCAAGATTGGTGCAAATCAGATTCTACGGAGCTAAAGAAACGGGAGAATTCCCTAATAAAAAATGGTTGACACCAAGATCAAACATCAATGAACACCAACATGATTCTTAGAGAGGGTTTAGTGTGGGACAAGAACTCACTGCATCTTGACCATCTTATCAGGGTCGCCGCCAGAAGGGAGCTTCCCGAACTCCACATCcatattctcctcctcctcctcctcatcctcctccttccCTTTCCCACCACCGCCGGCGGCGGGTGCGCCCGGAGGAGCGGAGGCCGGGGGCTGCGACCGGGCGTCGGCCTCCTCCTCATCGCCGTCTACGGCGTCAGCAACAGCCACGGCATCCTCCTCGGGAGGAATGGGCGACTCCGGCGGCGACTCTTGCTCTTCCACGGCAGCCTCGAAAGGGTCCTTCATCCTTTCCGCCTACCCAAACCCTCGCACTCACCGCTATTTATAGTTTCACTTTCCCGGTCGAGGAAGGCCATTGGATTGAGAGGCGGTCCAAATCGGGCCGGTTGTTCGGCCCAATAGATAATGGGCCTCCAATTTTGCTATCTCAACATTATTTGAACATCTATCCTTTCAAATCTTAGAAATAACATATTTAccctttaattaattaatatatatgtgtatatatgttaaTATTTTTCCCCAAAAAAAATCAAGTTGAATATATTTGtcacatttttattattttaaccaaTTATTTGGCCCTTTATGCTTcctcaaaattttttaagaagatattgatatcatctttggtttcaatatcatatataaattattgatgaATTTTAGTAATTATTAGAAAAGGACCCGTCTCTCTCGGTCACAGCGTTCAGCCTAGCTTGTGTCGGTACGTTGTTGCAGCAGTAGCATCAAGCTCAATCGAAGCTACTGCTCATTCTATTAATGACTTGTCATGCTGATGCCAAGAACAAACACTACAGTGTCCGGAATATGATGTTCACCATCGGGTATAGTGCTTCATGGTATCTTTTCTCCAAGTCTTATGCATATCCCTTGCAGTCACCACTTTGTCGCAACCTTAACACTATGAAAGCTTGTTTATCGAGTTAGTCAACTCTCCCGTGCTTGTCATCTGATCTCACGCGCCTCGACTGTAGCTAATTCTCATGCTAGAAGGAGGGAATATTATAGAGCTCATGAGAACTGCATGTGGTCGTTGTCAAACATTCTTGGAGTTTTGTGCTCATTGTCCCCTTCGATTGGTAAGGACTTAGTGATCTACTAAGATCGAGGAGGGCTTTGTGTTCCATCACTGGTTTTAACGCAGTTCGAAGTTGTACGTTTCCCCCTTATCAAGGATGCTGATTGCAGAGACAGTGGAGGATGTATTTGTTTGATGTTGCTTACACCATTTGTTTAGTTGTATACATGCAATTGCTGGCTTCTATTTTCTATGTCATCAAAGCTCAACTTGCAATAAATGTTAGTATATTTTATCTAGGGTTGAGGAAccaaggagaggaggaagaagaagaagaagaagaagagaccgAAGCCAGAGAAGAAGCTTGGATGACAGTGGACAATATGTTTCCTTGTGGTGGTTGACTAACGTGGACTTTCAAGAGAACAACTAGCAACAGTAAACCCCATGGCCATAACATTCTTGCCCTCTCGACCAACCACCTTCCTTGTTTGTAGACCATCCATGACCTTCCACCTTGTTTGAAGGACTGGCCACCATTAATATTTACACCATTCTGTATACCCAGAAACCCTAATGCagttggggagagagagagagttattggcagagaaaggaaaaggaagaCGCATCTTTGCACTGTTCAAGTGTTCTCATCAACTCCACTCCCACCAGTACCCTCTGTCTTTCCCGTCTCCTTCCTTCCCGTCATTGCCATTACCGTCTCCTCCTTGTTGGTGCGCGTTCCGTACAGATAGGAAGCGAAGCCCCAGAGGCAGAGCAGCATGGCCACCGCCTTGGAGCCGCCGAACTCGTCGCCGAACACCAGCACGCCGCCCAGCACATTGACCGGCAGCAGCGCCGTCATGCAGATGCCGCTGTGGACCGAGGACGTCAGGAACACCATCCCCGCGGTGCCCATGAAGCAAAGCTGCCAGCTCGCTGCGGTGGTCCCCACCACCACCCAGTAGTGGGCGGCGCCTAGGTCCCAAGCGTCCTCCCTCCTCCACCCTCCGCTGGCCACCATCCCGGCCGCCGCCAGCGCCGTCGCAGACGCCTCCATCAGCAGCTGCACCTCCACCGCCGTCCTGTACCCGTTCACCCCTCGGTAGACGAGCTGCATGACCGGGAGGTACACCGCGAAGAGCCCGGCGGCGCCAAGGGTGGCGGCGAAGCCGAGGAAGAAGTGGCCGCGGTCGACGCCGGCGGAGTGGTCGCCGGACGAGTTCAAGGCCAGAAGAACAGAGCTAAGTGTCAGCAGAACGACACAGTTGAGTTTGGAGAAGGTCAAGGGATGGCGGATGAGAAGCGCCGAGAGGATAAGCGTGAAGCCGAGCTGCGACGAGAGAAGGAGCGAGGAAGTGGAGACCGGAAGGTAGGACACGCCGCAGGAGAAGAGCAGGTTGTTGACGCCCAACAGGAGACCAAGGAAGAGGGACAGATAGAGGAGGCGAGGGCTGAAGCAAGAGAAGGGACGGGAGGAGGTAGAATGTGTAAGGTATatgagggggaggaggagaggaaacCCGGCCGACTGGACCAGGGTGGAGACCCAGCGGTTGGAGCCGCCATGGACGAAGTAAAACCGGGAGAGCAGAGAGGAGGATACGGAGCCGAGGATGAGAGACGCGTACGTGGCAGCCAAGAGGAAGTGGTTCGACGTCGACCGATTGTTTGCTGCCTCACGGGACGCCAGAGCAGCGTCCTCGCcgtcgcctcctcctcttcctctttcttcgtCGAGTTGGGAGTGATTGGTTTGCTTCTCCATCAGATACACAGATAAAGTGGAGGGAAGGCCagggaagatatatatatatatatgcacacacacacacaccaagtTGACATGATGGTCGTTCGCCAATTCTTGTGATGCATCTCGTGAAACTTCATGATTTGGGCCGGGAGTTGGATCAGATAGACACTGACTATGTGCGCTTGTTGGGTCATACGGGAGCAGAGACGACATGTAAACCGCCGTGAGATCTATAGTGGAATTGAGCCCGAAGGCTCAAGCATGCCAGAATTAATTTGGAGATCTTTCTTCCTCTTGTCTCTCGACGTCCTAATAATTATTGATCAATATCATTCCATCTAAAAACTTCTGAGTAGAATAACATACATGTGAAACTTGAATTGATTGTATATCGTTAATACGTGGTCTAAATAAGTTCTGAATACAGAGCGTATATTGTTTATGCAGTAGCTCAACCTTATCTTTGACTAGTGGGAGCAATAAGAGGAGGCGTTCAACTCATGGTTTAAGACCAGCGGAAAGCTTAATCCACCCATTACTGCCGAGGACAAGCCATGTCGTATGGTTTTACATGGGCTCCGTACCTCACTAACAATGGAGTTGCTTTCTTCTCCTTTGTTCTTCGTAAGGTTATGTTGTCTTAGCGCAATCAAGTGTGGCTGCTTCGTGCTTTGTTTTTTGTGATCCAAATCACTAAAACCAACGTAAACATCAATCAGTATTGAAGTCAGTTCGAAGGTCTATGTCGATCATCCTTATGATTCGATGTAATATCTTGGTTTAGTCCCGTTTCGAAAACAGACaaaaattaagattgatttataataaactgATGggcatattattattaatttaatttttaaatattttgagtcaataatttatatttaataaattaaaataattatctaATGGGTATATTATTTAGTATATTAGCCAAATCTCATTCATTATTGCAATGTCGAGGGCATCATGTTGAACGTTGACAATCTACCGTACATGAGCAGCTTTAAAGTTGATTTAATAGGCTCATCAGGTACGTGACTTCCTTGTTCTATCTGCAAGAGAGGGTAGTGTGTCTTCTTAATTAAAGGCCGCCAGGAAAGTCCGGGCAGCACAGCACAGCAAACGCCAACTTAGCACCGACCAGTCTCCAACTTGGTAGCTCCGCCCAAGAAAAAACCTATGGTGGTAGTGCGTCATGTCGCGATGGGCACATAAACCTACCCCGAGCTGTGCAGGGCACCAAACTGCACCACATGCGCATGGGAGGCACTGTTTAAGATCCGTGGGTGTCACGAGAAACGAAATCCAATGACAGACATGTTCTTGTAAACATGCTAAGTTGGCAAAGACTCGAAGGTAAAGAAAGAACATTGTGATTTCCTCTAATTGTTGAAGAGATTTACGACGCTCAGATCATCACTTTTCGACCAACAACATGTCACAATTTGAATTATAATTTACTTCATTAAAGAAGTCTCAGAGATGTTGGAGTAAGCAGAGAAATGTACAAAGGGGAAGAGAAGAAAACAAATGTAGAGGGCAGAGATTTCTTTTCCCTTGTCACTGTttcttccaagtttgaatcatacAACTCCCTGCCGGAGGAGCAGCCTCGGGCTTCATTTTCTAGTCCAAAGCTTTTACCAACCAGCAGGATAGGGACCAGCCACCGACCCCAACAACATAGTGGCTTTCGTCCATCCGCCATCAAAAAAAATTCCATGGCGAGAGATGCCCAACAACATCCAAAGAAGAAACAAGAATCTAAATCTTTTAAATCCCCCAAGCCGAGAAAAAGAAAAGGCAGAGGAGACATTGTACAAGATCATTTTGGGCATCAGTTCAGCCAAATGCCACCATGCGCTGTTTCGGGTATACCGGTAACAGCAGTATATTTTCTCCCCAATCATTGTACAAACTGCTCATGGGGAGGTGCTCCCGAAGGCTCTTGTTTTTATTTCTTGACTGCATGACGTACTTATTTTCCTTCTTGCACACCGACCAGATTCACGGTTCTCCGATAGCAGCAATTCATGTTACTTGACCCACATCAGCCAGAAGTTCTTATGAAACCAACGAGTGCTGTGCTGCTCTATATTTCCCAGTTCGGAAAAGCATCTGATTTCCTTGAAGCTCACTTCCTTGTAGGGATCCCAGTCTGGTGATCCTCCACCTCGATTAACACAAGATTGGGAGTTTTGGACTTTGAATCATCTGTCTTTGGGACTTCGATCGGTTCGTCGTTTTTGGGCTGGAAAagatatatcaaaagaataatAAGAGATCCAAGATTTTATTGCTTGGTAAGGAACACTACTAGCAGACATTGTGGGCAAATacaaatcaaaatataagcaCAAAAAGCATGCAATTAATAGTACAAGCACTCGTGAAATGCAGTATCACCTATCAATGTAAAAACTTGTAAGGCCATCTCACAAAATTAGAATTAATATTACACACGGATAACTGACTAGCAAATGCTTGCATCAACCTTCGTATCAAAGGGGGTAAAAACGAGTTTACATTAACCTAAAATAGGAAAATTGAACACTACCCTTACGCATTTAATATCAACTGCAAACAGCTATATTAATCTTCCCAAGTTCTTAATGCAGTTAGTTGCCTAGGTGAGACGTCCCTTCAACTTAACTGATACTTGGAAGAGCCGGTTCGAAAAACCTACGGCATTCAGGGAAAAATTTCTGGAAGCAAAAATTGATAACCTAGCCCTTATGTTAAATTTCTGCGGTACCAATAATGCTTCCTTTAATCTAAATACAAACGCTTAAGACAATATCAgaaaatgaaaatattgaaaattaACAACCATGATACATATAGGACAGCAAATATTACCAGTGAATTAACCAAACTTGGAGTGTTTGGCCTGTTCCTCTTTTCTTGCATGACTTTCTGCCGATTCTCATAAAAGCCAAAGTCGTCCAATATGGATGTTTTGAAGGAATAGCTCTTAAAAATGCTTAACATCTCAGTACCTTGAGAAAATTTCACCTGAGGTAGAGGGATTTAGATTTTATTAGTACCACATTTAATAATTGGATAGCTTACAGAAATATGTTAGACATTACACAATTAATTATTCGCTAAGTTGCAAAGAGAAAAGTTAGACCAACAAAGAAAGCTACATAACATCAACAAAAGGATTCCTCAAGATCGCTTGAAGTACACCGAATATTTCTAAGTTAGGGATGATAAGATGGATCAATAGAAAGATTCCAAGTTAGGGATGATAAGATGGATCAATAGAAAAATTCATCTCGCAAATGGATGTTTCTGTTGCTTTAACAGAAAagttattaaattataaaatgtCTTCTTGGAGCTTATTTGCACATAATTGTCATCCAAGTTTGTCTTTGAGAACAAAATCCACAATTTTGACAACAATTTCATTGATACCAAGTCAAAATACGGAAGACATTTCGTATGTCAAATTTCAAGAACCAGATGTTAAAAGTTGACCTTTCTCAAGATGTAGGTAAGCATTGCAATTATCTTGCAGAGAAAATTGTTTCAAGAAGCATACCTCTTGTGTATCCCTGCTGTTCGTAACAGGCTTATTGTCATTGTTCTCCAAGATTATGTGTCGAAATTGTGGATTTGGAACATCTTTAATTATGTGCCACTTCACGGGGAAAAACCCATTCCACTTGTCCTGTTGCCAAAAATCCATATCCTTACTGAAATCAACTCGGCCAGTCATTTCAGCAACACCACAAAACTGACCACTTGCATTAACCTGTGCGTTAAAATTTTTAAAGATATaagcaaagagaagaaaaagttcaATCACTTGAGGACTCATTACAACCAAATCACTGTCAGCATAATAATGCTTTGCCATATAAAGGGTAACATTTTGGAAAAGAACAATAAGAAATACATCTTAGAAATCCCAATGTCTATTCAAATCAAAGGTTGCACTTAAGTACACATACAGAAATGTGAACATACCCATGGAACAACACATATGGCAGCTGACAGCAATCCTATTTGCTAAACATGGCACAGAgagagcaaaagaaaaaaaaaagaacttactTTTGAAAGGGGGGGTTTAAGAGTACAAGGAGTTCAAGGGTGGAAGTCATAAAGGTAAAATTAACATCCTAACCACTTGGGCTGTTCACTCATTGTTATTTGTTCAACTATTGAACTG
Coding sequences:
- the LOC135592580 gene encoding transcription initiation factor TFIID subunit 11-like, with the protein product MKDPFEAAVEEQESPPESPIPPEEDAVAVADAVDGDEEEADARSQPPASAPPGAPAAGGGGKGKEEDEEEEEENMDVEFGKLPSGGDPDKMVKMQAILSQFTEEQMSRYESFRRSGFQKANMRRLLTSITGSQKISIPMTIVVSGIAKMFVGELIETARIVMTERKESGPIRPCHIREAYRRLKLEGKIPKRSVPRLFR
- the LOC135592578 gene encoding probable purine permease 4; this encodes MEKQTNHSQLDEERGRGGGDGEDAALASREAANNRSTSNHFLLAATYASLILGSVSSSLLSRFYFVHGGSNRWVSTLVQSAGFPLLLPLIYLTHSTSSRPFSCFSPRLLYLSLFLGLLLGVNNLLFSCGVSYLPVSTSSLLLSSQLGFTLILSALLIRHPLTFSKLNCVVLLTLSSVLLALNSSGDHSAGVDRGHFFLGFAATLGAAGLFAVYLPVMQLVYRGVNGYRTAVEVQLLMEASATALAAAGMVASGGWRREDAWDLGAAHYWVVVGTTAASWQLCFMGTAGMVFLTSSVHSGICMTALLPVNVLGGVLVFGDEFGGSKAVAMLLCLWGFASYLYGTRTNKEETVMAMTGRKETGKTEGTGGSGVDENT